The Pseudomonadota bacterium genome includes a window with the following:
- a CDS encoding cupin domain-containing protein codes for MIVRNFNDPEVLATTYVAHRGAKARMVMTSHFLQSMEFLAYAMLPPGNAIEEHIDEVEEIYLVVKGRGLMKVGDEEREVKEWDAIWLPAGEPHGLKNTGDEEMLIIVNAAYPR; via the coding sequence ATGATAGTTCGTAATTTTAATGACCCCGAAGTACTGGCAACCACTTATGTTGCCCACAGAGGTGCTAAGGCGAGAATGGTCATGACAAGCCATTTTCTCCAGAGCATGGAATTTCTTGCCTACGCAATGCTTCCCCCCGGTAACGCTATTGAGGAACACATAGACGAGGTTGAGGAAATATATCTTGTTGTGAAGGGCAGGGGGCTCATGAAGGTAGGAGATGAAGAGAGGGAGGTTAAAGAGTGGGATGCCATCTGGCTGCCCGCGGGTGAGCCGCATGGTCTTAAAAATACTGGCGACGAGGAGATGCTTATAATCGTGAATGCCGCATACCCGCGGTAA